One stretch of Prunus persica cultivar Lovell chromosome G1, Prunus_persica_NCBIv2, whole genome shotgun sequence DNA includes these proteins:
- the LOC109946869 gene encoding BAHD acyltransferase At5g47980-like, producing MAQEMKIEIVKKETVKPSSPTPHNLKSFKLSLLDQLSPVAYGPLVLFYPNNVSEVTLTEERSHQLKKSLSEALTRFYPLAGRIKDNLFIECNDEGAVYVEARVNALLSNFLDQPNLEILKLLLPINVESPEAATGCLLLVQASFFECGGLAIGVCMSHKLADASTLSTFIKVWAATALGLGHTVVPDFSAATRYPPRDFSAKSPAAAVEMKIVKCVTKRFVFDGPKMRALKAKVTSGSVQRPTRVEAVTGLIWNCARRASKLSSGISKLSMVSQSVNIRKRVVPRLPQTSIGNLAGYYTAMAEESGIELNSMELVSRLRKGMIEFNENHYKRLQGDNVFEAICEYFKEIGNIMRRDDINLFICTSLCNFGIYEIDFGWGKPIWVSIPGGVVKNVAILIDTKEGDGVDAWISLSEEDMALFERDPELLAFASLNPSAFGPVTRRSSL from the coding sequence ATGGCCCAGGAGATGAAAATTGAGATTGTCAAGAAGGAAACCGTAAAACCATCTTCCCCAACTCCCCACAACCTCAAAAGTTTCAAGCTCTCTCTTTTAGATCAGCTTTCTCCTGTAGCATATGGTCCCTTGGTTCTTTTCTACCCCAACAATGTCAGTGAGGTTACATTAACAGAGGAGAGGTCGCATCAGCTTAAGAAATCACTCTCAGAAGCCTTAACTCGCTTCTATCCACTTGCTGGAAGAATCAAAGATAACCTGTTTATTGAATGTAATGATGAGGGGGCTGTCTATGTTGAAGCTCGAGTCAACGCCCTTCTGTCGAACTTCCTCGATCAACCCAACTTGGAAATACTAAAATTGCTCCTTCCCATTAATGTTGAATCCCCTGAAGCAGCCACAGGGTGCCTGCTGCTTGTTCAAGCCAGTTTCTTTGAGTGTGGAGGATTGGCCATAGGTGTGTGCATGTCACACAAGCTTGCTGATGCATCAACTTTGAGCACATTCATCAAAGTTTGGGCTGCCACAGCTCTTGGCCTTGGTCACACTGTGGTACCAGATTTCAGCGCAGCAACCCGATACCCGCCTAGAGATTTCTCAGCGAAGAGTCCTGCAGCTGCCGTGGAGATGAAGATAGTCAAGTGTGTCACAAAGAGATTTGTGTTTGATGGTCCAAAGATGAGAGCTCTTAAAGCTAAAGTCACTAGTGGAAGTGTGCAGAGACCTACAAGAGTTGAGGCTGTAACAGGCCTCATTTGGAATTGTGCAAGGAGGGCGTCAAAACTAAGTTCAGGGATTTCCAAGTTATCAATGGTGTCACAATCTGTCAACATACGCAAAAGGGTTGTGCCACGATTGCCACAAACCTCAATTGGAAACCTTGCGGGGTACTACACTGCAATGGCAGAAGAGAGTGGAATAGAGTTGAACTCCATGGAATTGGTTTCTCGACTGAGGAAGGGGATGATTGAATTTAATGAAAACCATTACAAGAGATTGCAAGGGGACAATGTGTTTGAAGCTATATGTGAGTATTTTAAGGAGATAGGAAACATTATGAGAAGAGATGACATAAACTTGTTTATCTGTACAAGTTTATGCAACTTTGGAATATATGAGATTGATTTTGGGTGGGGAAAGCCAATTTGGGTGAGCATCCCTGGTGGTGTAGTCAAGAATGTTGCTATTTTGATTGACACAAAGGAGGGTGATGGAGTAGATGCATGGATAAGTTTAAGTGAGGAAGACATGGCCTTATTTGAACGTGACCCAGAACTTCTTGCTTTCGCTTCTTTAAATCCTAGTGCATTTGGACCTGTAACAAGGAGATCTTCTCTTTAG